A genomic segment from Thermodesulfobacteriota bacterium encodes:
- the rsmB gene encoding 16S rRNA (cytosine(967)-C(5))-methyltransferase RsmB: MKRPTHPRALALRALEDLERREGFADAVLDGLFSRHPELPARDRALASHLAYGVLRWRNRLDAHLTRAASRPLERMHPRLLQLLRLGAYQLLFLDRIPPRAAVSETVELARQAGQVHATGFVNAVLRKVAALGPELELPAEPTARMSLLFGCPPWLVEQWTREHGPEGAEALCRASSRIPALWLRVDTTRISREDALASLGEGGLEAAPGAFAPEALWVAGAGDPRTLPLVAGGKAVVQDQGSQLVAHLVAPEAGSRVLDACAAPGLKATQLAALAGPGGEVTALDIHPHRVRQLEELARRLGCEGVRAQVADARTYRAPEPYDAVLADAPCSGLGVLARHPEAKWRRTPESLGELPPLQSALLENLADAVRPGGVLVYATCTTLRAENEDVVAAFLARRSDFRPEPPPARTPQKGAAVSWEGLLTAEGYLRTYPGPQAGDGAASLDGFFAARLRRDGPP, encoded by the coding sequence GTGAAGCGCCCGACCCATCCCCGAGCCCTGGCCCTGCGCGCCCTCGAAGACCTGGAGCGGCGCGAGGGCTTTGCCGACGCGGTGCTCGACGGGCTCTTCTCCCGCCACCCGGAGCTCCCGGCCCGCGACCGGGCCCTGGCGAGCCACCTGGCGTACGGCGTGCTGCGCTGGCGCAACCGCCTCGACGCCCACCTCACCCGAGCCGCCTCCCGCCCCCTGGAGCGGATGCACCCGCGACTCCTCCAGCTTCTGCGCCTGGGCGCCTATCAGCTCCTCTTCCTGGACCGCATCCCGCCCCGGGCGGCCGTGAGCGAGACGGTGGAGCTCGCGCGGCAGGCGGGCCAGGTCCACGCCACCGGCTTCGTCAACGCCGTGCTGCGGAAGGTGGCGGCCTTGGGGCCCGAGCTCGAGCTCCCTGCCGAGCCCACGGCACGGATGTCCCTTCTCTTCGGCTGCCCGCCCTGGCTGGTTGAGCAGTGGACCCGGGAGCACGGCCCGGAGGGGGCCGAGGCCCTGTGCCGAGCTTCCTCGCGCATCCCCGCCCTGTGGCTGCGGGTGGACACCACCCGCATCTCCCGGGAGGACGCCCTGGCGAGCCTGGGGGAAGGGGGTCTGGAGGCGGCGCCGGGGGCGTTCGCCCCGGAAGCCCTGTGGGTCGCGGGCGCGGGGGACCCCCGGACCCTGCCCCTGGTGGCCGGTGGAAAGGCCGTGGTCCAGGACCAGGGAAGCCAGCTCGTGGCCCATCTCGTCGCCCCGGAGGCCGGCTCGCGGGTGCTCGACGCCTGCGCCGCCCCCGGCCTCAAGGCCACCCAGCTCGCGGCCCTCGCGGGGCCCGGCGGGGAGGTGACCGCCCTCGACATCCACCCCCACCGGGTGCGCCAGCTGGAGGAGCTGGCCCGGCGGCTGGGCTGCGAAGGGGTGCGGGCGCAGGTGGCCGACGCCCGAACCTATCGGGCTCCCGAGCCCTACGACGCAGTGCTCGCCGACGCCCCCTGTTCGGGCCTGGGGGTCCTGGCGCGCCATCCCGAAGCCAAGTGGCGCCGCACCCCCGAGAGCCTGGGGGAGCTCCCGCCGCTCCAGAGCGCCCTCTTGGAGAACCTGGCCGACGCCGTCCGCCCGGGCGGCGTTCTCGTCTACGCCACCTGCACGACGTTGCGCGCGGAGAACGAAGACGTGGTGGCGGCCTTCCTGGCCCGGCGGAGCGACTTTCGGCCCGAACCCCCTCCCGCCCGGACGCCCCAGAAGGGGGCGGCCGTCTCGTGGGAAGGGCTCCTGACGGCCGAGGGCTACCTGCGCACCTACCCGGGGCCGCAGGCGGGCGACGGCGCGGCCTCGCTGGACGGGTTCTTCGCCGCTCGGCTGCGCCGGGACGGGCCCCCGTGA